One window of the Triticum dicoccoides isolate Atlit2015 ecotype Zavitan chromosome 3B, WEW_v2.0, whole genome shotgun sequence genome contains the following:
- the LOC119275038 gene encoding 30S ribosomal protein S7, chloroplastic: MSRRGTAEKRTAKSDPIFRNRLVNMVVNRILKDGKKSLAYQILYRAVKKIQQKTETNPLLVLRQAIRRVTPNIGVKTRRNKKGSTRKVPIEIGSKQGRALAIRWLLEASQKRPGRNMAFKLSSELVDAAKGSGGAIRKKEATHRMAEANRALAHFR, translated from the coding sequence ATGTCACGTCGAGGTACTGCAGAAAAAAGAACTGCAAAATCTGATCCAATTTTTCGTAATCGATTAGTTAACATGGTGGTTAACCGTATTCTGAAAGACGGAAAAAAATCATTGGCTTATCAAATTCTCTATCGAGCCGTGAAAAAGATTCAACAAAAGACAGAAACAAATCCACTATTGGTTTTACGTCAAGCAATACGTAGGGTAACTCCCAATATAGGAGTAAAAACAAGACGTAATAAAAAAGGATCGACGCGGAAAGTTCCGATTGAAATAGGATCtaaacaaggaagagcacttgcCATTCGTTGGTTATTAGAAGCATCCCAAAAGCGTCCGGGTCGAAATATGGCTTTCAAATTAAGTTCCGAATTAGTAGATGCTGCCAAAGGGAGTGGGGGTGCCATACGCAAAAAGGAAGCGACTCATAGAATGGCAGAGGCAAATAGAGCTCTTGCACATTTTCGTTAA